A stretch of the Aminipila terrae genome encodes the following:
- a CDS encoding MORN repeat-containing protein, with translation MYEGNGETFFANGKTQYKGQFSKNLYNGTGSLYYSNGQLKFTGSFVNGNPSGYGTIYSAKGKTVYSGDLKDGKFDGTGTVYQNGQVLYQGELSAGMMKGNGKIYSGKKVIYDGEFNNNKLEGKGKSYDPVKGKLIYDGEFKDGRYSGKGKLFDIKTGKLVYEGDFYNGYYDGEGKLYDPKTEFPVYEGNFRTGRYDGQGKEYGKNNGSLIYEGEFLLGNYNGKGVMYDESTGMTLLEGVFRNGALAYSESKDSQPADNPEVVPDNTNSGKTQDNSALDTTNKDSKDTNGGADAASGSKDTAGKDGAGSKAIYKGPLTENKEIDYSALAAMTVEDAGKVLDTTPEEWTVDEGSAKVYEDTTENIGMTIQSDSHGKMIGIDIWNNSKVKGVAPGMTKDQITAVLGKPASETAEAMGENRMVSVSQSNRFAGRLTNLSAESKITVVKYKTEKGYINAIFAKGDDKALIIEVR, from the coding sequence ATGTATGAGGGGAATGGAGAAACTTTTTTTGCAAATGGAAAGACACAGTATAAAGGACAGTTTTCAAAGAATCTCTATAATGGTACAGGAAGTTTGTACTATTCAAATGGACAGTTAAAGTTTACAGGGAGTTTTGTAAATGGAAATCCCAGTGGATATGGCACTATTTACAGTGCAAAAGGGAAAACGGTATATTCTGGTGATTTAAAAGACGGAAAGTTTGATGGAACGGGAACAGTTTATCAAAATGGCCAGGTATTATACCAGGGAGAACTGTCAGCAGGTATGATGAAGGGTAACGGAAAAATATATTCCGGAAAAAAGGTCATTTATGATGGGGAATTTAATAATAACAAGCTAGAAGGAAAAGGAAAAAGTTACGACCCGGTTAAAGGCAAACTGATTTATGACGGGGAATTTAAAGATGGCAGGTATTCGGGAAAAGGAAAGCTGTTTGATATAAAGACAGGCAAATTAGTCTATGAGGGAGATTTTTATAATGGATACTATGATGGGGAAGGTAAGTTATATGATCCTAAAACAGAATTTCCTGTTTATGAAGGAAATTTCAGAACCGGAAGATATGACGGACAGGGAAAAGAATATGGAAAGAATAACGGTTCTTTGATATATGAGGGAGAGTTCCTGCTGGGTAATTACAATGGGAAAGGTGTAATGTACGATGAAAGCACAGGGATGACTCTTTTGGAAGGAGTGTTCAGAAATGGTGCACTAGCGTACAGTGAAAGCAAGGACAGCCAGCCAGCAGATAATCCGGAAGTAGTGCCGGATAATACGAATTCAGGAAAAACTCAGGATAACTCTGCTCTGGATACAACCAATAAAGACAGTAAAGACACCAATGGGGGAGCAGATGCCGCTTCTGGTTCAAAGGATACAGCAGGTAAAGACGGTGCTGGGAGCAAAGCCATTTACAAGGGACCTCTGACTGAAAACAAAGAGATAGATTATTCCGCTTTGGCAGCAATGACCGTAGAGGATGCAGGCAAGGTATTAGATACTACTCCTGAGGAGTGGACAGTGGATGAAGGCAGCGCCAAGGTGTATGAGGACACCACTGAAAATATAGGCATGACTATTCAGAGTGACAGTCACGGAAAAATGATAGGGATAGATATTTGGAACAACTCAAAAGTGAAGGGTGTGGCACCGGGTATGACGAAGGACCAGATTACAGCTGTTCTTGGAAAACCGGCTTCAGAAACGGCAGAGGCAATGGGAGAAAACCGTATGGTATCAGTCAGTCAATCTAACCGATTCGCAGGAAGACTGACAAATCTTTCAGCTGAATCAAAGATTACCGTAGTGAAATATAAAACGGAAAAGGGATATATAAATGCGATTTTTGCCAAGGGTGACGACAAAGCTTTAATTATAGAAGTCAGATAG
- a CDS encoding DUF4255 domain-containing protein: MGKHTGILDVSNTIMETLRINLSPEIIQSTDTIGLCSPDERGDFVLGIHLYDIRESEEYRNNDMINVSFNKQKYPSTFLTLSYMITAYSKADVKFKEGEDQRILGKVVQTLADNPVVKAESLGGSETDGNMDTRIKMISLSPEEKQKLWNIPNVPYRTTLFYKVSPVEIESAKTRSVQRVLEADFKTVEKNQNMPAE, from the coding sequence ATGGGAAAGCATACAGGGATACTAGATGTCAGCAATACTATAATGGAAACCCTTAGAATCAATCTTTCACCAGAGATCATTCAGAGCACTGATACCATAGGACTTTGCAGTCCTGACGAAAGAGGAGATTTTGTACTTGGGATTCATTTGTATGACATAAGGGAATCGGAAGAATATCGAAATAACGATATGATAAATGTGTCCTTTAATAAGCAGAAGTACCCTTCTACCTTTTTAACCCTTTCTTATATGATAACTGCCTATTCAAAGGCAGATGTGAAGTTTAAAGAAGGGGAAGATCAGAGAATTCTGGGCAAGGTGGTGCAGACTTTGGCTGACAATCCAGTGGTAAAGGCTGAGAGTCTGGGAGGAAGTGAAACTGATGGAAATATGGATACGAGGATTAAAATGATTTCCTTATCACCGGAAGAAAAGCAGAAATTATGGAATATTCCTAACGTGCCCTACAGAACCACATTGTTTTATAAGGTTTCACCCGTTGAAATTGAATCGGCTAAAACTCGAAGTGTTCAGAGAGTTCTGGAAGCAGACTTTAAAACAGTTGAAAAAAATCAGAATATGCCGGCTGAGTGA
- a CDS encoding DUF4280 domain-containing protein, with translation MGMCVCGNAIIMCSFGAAPTPLMVLPVKKAITSQPIATILDNKPMVNIQPFGMCSCMGNPQVAAATAAALGVLTPMPCIPNIAAPWAPGSPTVLVGNTPALNNSSKLMCMWGGVIQISAPGQFTIQLP, from the coding sequence ATGGGAATGTGTGTATGCGGTAACGCGATAATTATGTGTAGCTTTGGAGCGGCACCAACTCCACTGATGGTTCTTCCTGTTAAAAAGGCTATAACCAGCCAGCCTATAGCTACTATTCTGGACAATAAACCTATGGTGAATATTCAACCCTTTGGAATGTGCTCCTGTATGGGCAATCCCCAGGTTGCAGCCGCTACTGCAGCAGCATTGGGGGTACTTACGCCTATGCCCTGCATTCCTAATATTGCAGCACCATGGGCTCCCGGCTCACCTACTGTCTTAGTGGGTAATACACCTGCATTAAATAATTCTTCAAAGCTTATGTGCATGTGGGGTGGGGTAATCCAGATATCCGCACCGGGGCAGTTTACGATACAGTTGCCATAA